CGGCTACCGGATCGTCGTCGTACTCGCCGGCATGTACACGAACCTGCGCGCGCAGACGCAAGCCCGACTTGAGGCCGATCTCAACGTGAACGACGCCACGGACAAGGCAGGGATCGCTTGGTCGCTGCTGACCGACAGAGATTCCGACATCGGCCCCAAGATCAACGTGGGGTTCATAGCGAACACCGGCAATGTCGCGATCATGATCGTCAAGAAGCACGAAAGCCGACTCGCCAACGTCGCCAAGTTCCTTCAGAGCATCCCCGAAGAGACACGGCGGAACCGCGCGGTCCTGATCATCGATGACGAGTCCGACCAGGCGACGCCGAATACGCAGAGCGACCGTGACCTCGTTTCGACGATCAACCAGCGTGTTCGCGACATCTGGAAGGAGGTGCGCACCGGCACCTATGTCGCGTACACGGCTACGCCCTTCGCCAACATGTTCATCGACCCGAATGACGATGAGGACCTGTACCCAGACGACTTCGCGATGGTGCTGCCGAAGCCAGAGGGGTACATGGGAGCGGACAGCTTCTTCAACGTCGCGCAGAATGCGGATGCTGGCGAAGACGAAGCGATCTACTCGCTCGCTCATGTGGTCGACCCCGAGGAAGCCGAGACCCTCGTGCCCAAGGGGAGGAACATCGACACCTTCGAGCCCGAGGTCACCGAGTCACTGGACGACGCCATCCGCTGGTTCATCATCGCCACCGCGATTCGCCAGCTCCGCACCGGCAAGGCCTCGCACTCATCGATGCTCCTGCACACCTCGCACCGCGTTGCCGCACATCAGCTCGTGAAGGACGCGGTAGCTGACTTCACCGCGGGCCTCGCGCTGAACCGCGACGACGAGGAGTCGTCGTTCCACGAAGTGTTCGCTCGCGAAGCCGGCAGCGCTTCGACGCTCCAGCCAGATGCTGTGATGCCTGCCTGGGGCGAGGTCTGGGCGAAGATTCGCGAGATCATCGGCAGGCTCACGGTCAAGATCGACAACGGCCTGTCGGATGATCGACTCTCCTACCCCGACGACTCCCCTCAGTTCGTCATCGCGATCGGAGGAGGAACACTGTCGCGAGGCCTGACGCTCGAAGGCCTCGTCGTGTCCTACTTCCTCCGCACATCCAACACCTACGACACGCTGCTTCAGATGGGCCGCTGGTTCGGGTTCCGGCCTGGCTATCAGGACCTCGCCCGCGTATGGGTCGGCCCAGGGCTGCTCGAAGAGTATGGTCACCTCGCCCAGGTCGAGCGCGAGATCAGATCCGAGGTCGCCGTCCTCGAGGCGGAGGGCAAGACCCCCAGAGACCTGGCGATTCGGGTTCGCACCCATCCGGGCAGACTTCAGATCACACGCGCGGGCGCGATGACGAACACCCTCGTCGTGCACGCGGGCCTGGGCGGGACCCGCCGGCAGACGATCTACCTCGATCGTTCGTCAAGCGGTACAGAGAAGTCCCAGGCAGCTGCGAGGCAGCTTGTGTCCGCTGCCCAGCGCAGGGTGGGCTCACGGTACATCAAGCAGACCGGCTCGAAGGCCGCTCATGGGTCCCAGGTCTTCGTCGGAGTGACGAATGACGAGCTCGTTGAGTTCCTGAAGCAATACTGGGTGGCTACGGCGGATCCGTGGTTGCAGGCGTCAGCGATGAAGACATGGCTGAGCGAGCACGGCGACGGCGTCACATGGAATCTCGTGCTCGTGTCAGGGCCTGCACGTCTCGGTTCGTTCGAGTACGCCCCGGAAATCGGGGTAGGCCGCGTGAGCCGTGCGCCACTGGCAGAGGCGTTCTGGACCCCCGAGCGCCTCCCGGACGCGCCCCCGGACGGGTCTGATGTCGTCAACATCCGCGCACTCATGTCGAGCGGAGACTCTCTGCTCGATCTTCAGATTCTGTCCGAGAATGGTGCGCTTGAGGACCCTCAGGGTCTGCTCGATGAGGCGGACACGAATGAGATCAACAGCGTTAGAGCCGTTCGACGCAAGCTGGCGCCGAAGACCGGAGTCATTCTGCTCTACGCCGTCGCCGGCGACTCTCAGCCCCTTGCGAAGTCCAAGTCCCGTCGACCCATGGCCTGCGACAGCGACCTGATCGGACTCGGAGTGATCTATCCCCACGCCGAGAACGAGGACGACGGCGAGTTCATCGCGGCGGATGTGCGCCCTGTCGTGAGCGACGATGAGTCAGACAAGGCGACAGCCTTCACCGACACAGAGGGCGACTACGATCCGGAGGCGAAATGACCGGCGGATATGCCCGGGTCACGCATGCGCTGGAGATCCTTGCGTCGCGCAGGCCTGCGGCCGGAGAGGGTGCGGCGGCTCCCATCGGGCCCGATCGAGACATCGACGAGGCCCGTCTGGCGAAAGACCACAACGGTGACATTCACCTCCTGGTGGCGCTTCCTCCAGGTCGCACCAAGTTCGCGCTCCCACTCGGACATGTGCTGCCCACCACATGGCTCGAGGAGCAGGATGGGTCGTCCGAACAGTTCTCCCTTGATGTGCGCAGCACCGATGCAAGCCTGACGCCGACGTTCCTCTCGCTCGTCGGCGAGATGCTCAACAGAGTCGATGAGTCAGGAGGAGCATGCATCGATGAGCTGATGCGCGTCCTCAGCTCCTGGCGAGAGGCGCTCGCGCGAGAAAAGCGCGGCCTGTCCCGCGAGCGGGCAATTGGCCTGTTCGGTGAGCTTTTCGTATTGTCGCGGTTGGCGAAGACCGACCCCGCACGCGCGCGATCAGCCTGGAGGGGCAAGGAAGGGTACCGACACGATTTCTTCCTCCACAATGCGCTCGAGGTGAAGGCCTACGTCACGACCGACGCCCCGACCGTCGAGATCCATGGTGCGCATCAACTCGATCCGCCGATGAACGCGTCGCTGCACCTGCTGGCGCTTCGATTGGAGGAGAACGCCGAAGGCAAGACGATCGACGACCTCATCGGTGAGATCGACTCATACGGCCTGCCGAAGGGCCTTCTCTTCGAGCGGTCGACCGATGAAGAGCCCGTAATCGCCGACAACAACATGCGCTTCGTTGTGGCGAACGAACGGCTCTTCCGAGTGACCGATCGATTCCCCGGGATTCGCTTCTCGACCCTCGGCGAGGCCGCGTTCGAAGGCGTCTCGCACATTCGTTACTCGCTTCTGCTCGACGCGTGTCCCAATGCCGTAGATCCGTCTGCGTTGCCGGAGGTTCTGAAGGAACTGTGATCCCCTCAAACACCTCAACGATCGAACCGCTGGACTGGTTTCCCAAACGATTCCAGCCGGGTGACATGGACTCGACCGGCGGCGACCGTCTGCTCGGGCGAACTGAGCTGTCCGCTCTCGAGATCCTGGTGCGCGAGACCGCTCAGAACAGCTGGGATGCCCGCCTCGATGACCAGCGGCCCTGGTACGGCGTCCACCTTCGGCGCGCAGACTGGCGGTTGCGCGCAGATCTGGACCGGCTGCTACCCGACCGCAACCGCCGAACGCCTGGCACTCATCTGCCAGATGCTCCGTTCGTGCTCGAGATCTTCGACCGCGGAACCACAGGCCTCGACGGTCCCGTGACGCTGCGCCCCGTACTCGGCGATGCTCCCCGCAACTTCCAGGATCTGATACTCAAGCTCGGTGTGCCTCGCGACGACGGGAAGGGTGGAGGAACCTACGGATTCGGCAAGACAGCCTCGTACGCATTCAGCCGACGGGGCACGGTGCTCTACTGGACTCGCTGCTACAACGAGGAGGGGCGACTCGAGCACCGGCTGATCGCGTCGGCGTTCGGCGACTCCTACGTGGAATCGGGTGTGCAGTACACCGGGCGCCACTGGTGGGGTCGTCTTGACGAGGACTCAGTTGCTCCACTTCTGGGCGACGAAGCAGAGGCAGTCGGACGTCGATTCTTCGAGCGCGGCTTCGGACCAGGTGAGACCGGAACCTCAATGCTCATCCTGGATCCCGATCTGAGTCCCGTCAGTCTCGGATCCGATGTCGCCGATGATGAGCAGCCGCAGTGGAGCGAGTCCGATGCCGCTGCCGAGTTCGGCGTTAGAGCCCGCTCAGCGATCAGGGTTCATCTGTGGCCCAAGCTCGTAGCCCGCCCTGGCGAGCACGATACCCCGATGCAGATCACTCTCGACGTCGACGGCGAGCGAAAGGATCTGATCGGCGAACCGATCGGGGCACTCGCGTTGTGGGGCGCCGGTCTGAACGCGATCCGGTCGGCAAGGCAGACGGTCCCGGGCAAGGTGGCAACGGCTCAGAACATGCCAGTTGAGGTATTCCCGATCACGCGCCTCGGCAAGACGCTCGGCCACCTCGCGATAGTTCGGAGGATCCTCGCACTCGAGTCTCCGGCAATGCACGACGACCTTGATCCGCTCCACAGCCCAGCAGTCGAGCGCATCGCTCTGATGCGCGGACAACCGGAGCTGATCGTGGAGACAGTTGACTGGGTTGCCCAGTCTCCTATCGAGGGTGTCGAGTGGCTTGCGGTGTACAAGGCGTCCGACGACTGGGACGCGACCTATGCGCGCACCGAACCTCCCGCACACGATCACTGGATCGCCAGCTCGGGTGGGGAAGAGGGGCTGGTTGTCAGGGCGACGAAGACCCGTGCCAGCAAGCACATCCGGGACACCCTCTATCCCGAGCCAGAAGCGATCCAGTCTGAGTCCGTGCCGGTTCGCACGGGCAACCTCTCTCGGCGGTTTGCGTCACTTCTGCCTGCGCGTCTCGATCCAGTAGCACCAGACCGCCCACCCAGAACTGCCAACGGGCGCCGAGCGAGGAGCGCGACGCGAGTCCATCGAGTCGAGGCCTCAGCTCCCCGGCTCGTCACAACGCTTGACGATGGTCGTCAGCGCCAGAGCATCGACTTCACGGTCAAGGCAGACGCGCCGCGATCACTGGTGAAGATCAGCGTCAGCGCAATCGGGGACGAAGGCGTGCATGAGCCTCTTCCACCAGACGAGCTGTCCCTCACTTGGAGCGGAGCCGAAAGCGTGGGGCTGGCACAGGCCATCGTCGCTCCCGACCAGTTGGTCGCGGTGGACTTCACGGCGATCGGCAGGCGGGCCTTGCGCATTGACCTCAGCGCGGAGGCCCCTGATGGTATTCACTGAGTCACGTCCCTATCGAACACCCGCTGCAAGATCGGTGCTGGCAGAGCTCGGCGTGGTGTCGCCGACATCAGACGTCGAACAGCTGAGCGACGTCTGGAACCCCGGCGATGACGTCATCATCCAGGGCTCGGCGACTCTGGCCGCGAGCTTCTGGGACGAGACCAGAATCTCGCCCGGCGAGGATGTGTGGCTCGTTGCGGTCGTTGGCTGCATGCCTGCGCGAACGCGCTGGCGCTCGCAAGCGCAGTTTCGCGAGCAGGATGGAGCCTGGCGCGCAGACATCGAGCTCAAGGCCGATGGAAGCGAGCTTGCGGTGGAGCTGACGGCCGACCTCTGGGTTGTTGGCCCGGGCCGCACGGGAAGCCCCAACCCATTGAATGCGATTCATCAGAGCGCCAAGCTCTGGCAGCTCGCGAGCCCCATGTCGCTTCGGCTCGAACGCGATGAGGCGGACTTCCCCACCTCCGCTGCGTCGTTTGGCGCAACTGGGCGGCGGGCGGTTCCCTGGGGGATTGAGACCGCCTCAGATGCCGAGCCGCAATGGAGCATCAGCTCCGCGATTCGACTGTTCGTCAACACTGATCTCGAGATCTGCCAGGAGATCGTCGACGGCACGGCGCCCGAGAACGTGTACGTCGCGATCGAGTGCGACATACACCTCGCGGTACTCCACTTCCTGGCCGGATGGCGAAACACCGTGCCGGCCGACCGCATGCAGGACATCGCCGACGAGGACTACGGCTCGCTGGCCGCTCTCGGCTCATCGATCGCATCATCCCTCGGACTCACGCTCGAAGAGGGATGTCGACTTGCAGCTGAGGATCCGATCAACCTCGTCGGCCGCTCCCGCGAGGCACTCGCGCTCTATCGAAAGTCGAGCAGCAAGTGACATACATCTACCCAAGACTCACGCGCGCCGACGTCGAGAGTGAGATTGCCCGAATCGAGCGAACCATCGCCTCGGGAGGCAACGCCCAGCCGTTCCCCGACGGCGGACATCATCCGGGAGCGATCTTCCCGGCGGCGGGAACGCCGGTTCCAGCGCAGCACCTTCGGGACCTTCATGAAGCTGTCGCCGACGCGATACCTCAAGCGAGCTCACGCAAGCGCGGAGATCGTGACCGACTGTTCGACATCGCCGTTGGCAGTGCACTTGCCCGCTGGTTCGAGTCGGAAGGACGCGCGGAAGCGTCCCATCCGGACATCTGGCCGTATCTGACCCTGGTTGTCCTCCCAGATCTCGCGGTAGAGCGATTCGGTCCAGACACGCATGGTCACCTCCCGCACGATCGATACCGCTCCGGTCGACGCAACGTCTTCCAGCGCCTCTATCTGCGCTCCTCGATTCTGGGCGAGCTTCTCAGCGACCCTGAGCTGCCGCTATTCGAGGACGAGCTTGTGGGTTTGATCGATCGCAATCTCTCGTCCGATCACCGGCTGGCCCGCATGGTCAGCGCGCAGATCGCGGCGCTCGACCGCAGCACCAACCGTCGAGAGACTGTTCGAAGCGGGTTCAAGGCGCTTCAGTTCGAACTGCGCGTCACGGATGTCGCCGCGATGAACGACGAGGCCTTGAGTACGCTGCTCAGCGGCCTGTTCGTCCCGTCCAACGACTGACGCGGGACGCATATCGCTCGATCCGATGTACGCTCCGGACATGGCCGACTCGTGGGCGTCGAGCGAAACGTCTCGGCGCACGATGGTTGCGAACCGCCGGCGCGACACCCAGCCCGAGATGCGCGTCCGACGGATTCTGCATGCTGCGGGCCTGAGATATATCGTGGACGCTCGTCCGATCACTTCATCAAGATCGCGCGCCGACATCGTGTTCACCAAGCGGCGAATTGCCGTGTTCATCGACGGCTGTTTCTGGCATCGCTGCCCAGTCCATGGCACAACCCCAAAGGCCAACTCCGACTATTGGACGCCCAAACTGGAGCGAAATGTGAAGAGGGACCAGGAAGTCACGCAGTCGCTGATGGCGGCTGGCTGGACCGTGCTCCGGTTCTGGGAGCACGAGGACCCCACCACCGTTGCGGCCGAGATCATCGGCGTCTGGCACGCCGCCAATATGGCTGAAAGCCAGACCAGGGCCGGGAATACCCCCGATCCCCTCGTACGGTGAAGGTCATGACCAGCGCACCATTCAATCCCATCGAATTGCCGCCACTCCAAGGCGACGAGACGTTCACTGGCGTCGACGCAACCGTGAACGACTTCTGGCGATTCGCCATGAGCGACCTGCGCGTCAACACCGTCCGCGGCTATGTCGCGGAGTTTCTCATCTCGCGCGCGCTGGGACTCACCGGGGTGGCCGACTCCATGACGGAGTGCGACCTGCGCTGGAACGGGATATCCATCAATGTGAAGTCCTCCGGCTACTTGCAGGCCTGGTCGCAGAGGTCGCTCTCCCGAATTCAGTTCTCGGGCCTCTATCGCCGTGCATGGAGCGTCGAAGACGGGTCCCTCGGCGAGGTGCCCGACTTCCATACCGATGTCTACGTCTTCGCGGTACAGACAGCGACTGAACCTGACAAGTACGACCAGCTCGATGCGAATCAATGGGACTTCTACGTCTTGTCGCAGGCCGCGGTGAGGGCACACGGGTGGGGTTCCCTCAGCCTGAGGAAGCTGGAGTCTCTGGGCGCTGCTCGCCTCAAGCTATCCGACTTGCCGACCGCGATCCGCGAGGCGGCGAACGTCGGTGATCGCCAACCGTCACGGTGGACACGCCAAGCGCTCCAAGGCGAAGGCTTCGAAGGGTTCATCCCGTTCGAGGCTCCCTGATGTCGCTGTCCCGAGCGAGCCAGGCGTCTACCTGGTGATACGCGATTCGCAGAGCACGCCCGCCTTCAATCGGCACAGCACCGCCGGGAGATTCAAGGGGCGCGAGCCGAGCGTTGAGATTGCCCAGCTAGAAGCCGCGTGGGTCGAAGGCCCTTCGGTTCTCTACATCGGAATGGCAGCGCCCGGGAAGAGCGGACGTCGTGGACTCAGCAAGCGACTCGATGAGCATCGCCGCCATGGACAAGGCGAGCCGGTTGGCCACTGGGGTGGACGCTATGGCTGGCAGCTAGCGGACCCGGAATCGCTCATGGTCTGCTGGAAGCCGACTCCGGACGGCGATCCCGCCACGCTGGAGACCGAGATGATCATCAACTTCGTCGCCGACTTCGGACAGCTCCCGTTCGCGAACCTCAGGCATTGAGCGTAGACATGCGGATCGTCGGGTCGGGCACCCATGCGAGCGGCAAGATCACGCGGCCGCGGGCGTCCGCCGGCGCCTACTCCGCCTCGGCTCCTGATCGCCGAGTCCGCGGCACGGCCCGCCTGCCGAGCATCGTCGCTCCCACCGCGACGCCCGCCGTCGCGAGGGCGACGTTCGCCCAGGTGCGCGGATTCGTCCGGTCGGGCTGCTTCTCGAGAGTCAGCGGCATCATGTCCAGGTGCAGACGCGGGAGTTCCGTGCCGGGGTCGCGGCTGAACACGACACGCATTGGCTCGAGGCCGGCATCTCCCAGACTGACCTGGAAGGCATCCGGATCGCTCGCGGCGGCGGGTTCGAGGGGGAATCCCTTGAGCAGCGTCGGCACGACGGTGAGGAAGCGCAGCATAAGCCGGCCGCGCTGCACGAACACCTCGGCGCCGAAGCCCAGCATCCCGCGCAGACGCACGTCGGTCAGGCGCGCGTCGAGTCGGTACCAGCCGCACAGGTCGCCCCAGCGCTCCGGATGCTGCGCGGCGGGCACGGCATCCGTCGTATCGCCCAGCAGAGTCCGGAGGAGCATCTTCACCTCGGACGGCAGCCAGAAGTCGGCCTGGCGGCTGCCGTTCGTGAACGCGATCACGCCGATCCCGGCATCCGGCACCACGCACAGTTCGCTGTGGAATCCCGGATGCGTCCCCTGGTGCCGCACCGCATCGCGCCCGGCGACCTCGGTGCGGAAGAACCCCAGGCCCATGCCGGGGATGCGCGGATCGGGCCGGTACTGGGCCCGGAACATCTCGGCGAGCGTCTCGAGGGCGAGGATCGCGCCGTGCTCTCCAGCGCCGCCGCGCAGCAGCGCCTGCGCGTATCGGGCCATGTCGCGGGGTGTGGAGTAGACGGATGCCGCGCCCGCGGTGATCATGTCTCGCCCATCGACCCGCTTCACGCCGTGCGCGCCGATCTCGTACCCGGTGGCGAGGGCGGCAGAGATGCGGTCGGTGCGCGCGAGGCTCGAGTCGCTCATCCCGAGCGGCGCGAAGACGTGCTCGGCCAGGTACTCCCCCAGCGGCATCCCGCTGACGTCGGCGACGATCTGCCCGAGCGTCGTCGGGCCGTGGTTGTTGTAGACGAAGCGCGTGCCGGGTTCGGCGTGGACGGCGAGCGCCCGCTCGTACAGGTCCGCGGGCGAAGGCAGCGGGGCGCCCGCCGGCACGCTCTCGCCGAAGTCGGGGCGGAAGGCACCCGAGGCGTGGGCGAGCTCGCCGAGTCCGGCGGTATGGGTGAGCAGGTGCCGCGGCGTCGCCGGGCGCCAGTCAGGGTCGTCGGGCACGAGCCGGTACGCGCGCAGATAGTCGTTCGCCGGCGCGTCGAGGTCGATCCGGCCCTGCTCGACGAGCTGCATCACCGCGACGGCCGTGAAGGTCTTCGAGATCGACGCGATGCGGAAGCCGGTGTCTTCGGTGATCGGCCGCCGCGTACCGAGGTCGGCGACACCGTGCCCGCGGAAGTACCGCAGGCCGTCGCGGTCCACGACGCCGAGCGCGAACCCGACCGTGGGATGCCGGTGGAGGATGCCGTCCACGGCGGCGTCGAGCGCCTCGGGCGACAGCGCGAACGACGTACCGGCGGTGCGGTGCGGTGTCGTCCGTGACATCGTCGTTGTCCCCCCGTCGCGTGCACGCGGGCACGGTCGTCGTTGGCTGTGAGCCACTATGCGCTGACCACGGCGTCGCGGGTAGGGGCGAACGGCCCGCCGTCAGTCCTGGGGCGGGCGGCGCAGCCGCTTGACGTCGGTGCGCTGCTTCTTCGCCTTCAGGCGGCGTTCCTGAGACCCGCGGCTCGGCTTGGTCGGTCGCCGCTTCGGAGACGGAGGTCGCAGGGCGTCGGCGACGAGAGCGGCGAGGCGGGCGCGGGCGGCATCCCGGTTGCGCAACTGGGCGCGGTGTTCGGATGCCGCGACCGTCAGCGCTCCTGCGACCAGGCGGCCGCTCAGACGCTCGAGCAGCCGCTCCCGCTGGTGCGGTGAAAGGGCTGCCGAGCCGGCGACATCCCACAGGAGCTCAACGCGTGAGTCTGCGGTGTTGACTCCCTGCCCGCCCGGGCCGGAAGACCGAGAGAACCTCCACGTCAACTCGGGCTCGGGGATCGTGAGCCCGGAATTGACCCGGAGTCCGGGGCGGTGCGGGGTGGCCATGCATCCATCATCCCGCGACAGGTGTTCGCAGACGGATGCCGCCGCAGCGGCATCCGGCGAGATCCGCGACCGCCGCGCCGGCCCTACGCTGGTGCCGTGATCGTGCTCGAGCCCATCCCCCGCGACCGCTTCGCGGCGTGGCGTGAGCGGGCGATGGCCGGGTACCGCGACGACCTCGCCGCGTCCGGCAGAACGGCCGACGAGATCGAGGCGCACATCGCGCGCGTCGAGCCCGAGCTCTTCACCGACCACGGGCCGCGCGAGGGACACTTCGTGTTCGAGGTCTCGGTCGACGATGACGAGGCGGGCTACCTGTGGGTGGGGCCCGGGCCATCGGGCGACGAGTTCTACGTGTGGGACGTCGAGATCGACGAGGCTTGGCGCGGCATGGGACTCGGGCGATCGACGATGCTCGCGGCAGAGGAGCTCGCGCGCGCAGAGGGCTACACGACCATCGCCCTCGCGGTCGGCGACGCGAACACGGTCGCCCGCGGACTCTACGACTCGCTCGGCTACGAGACCGTGGACGCCCAGGGCGGGCGCCGGCTCATGCGCAAGGCGGTGCCGGCATCCGGATCCGCCTCCGACAGCGCGGGCTGAGGCAGGCACGAGCCCCCATTGCTACGCTGTGCTACATGGAGTCGATCAGCCACCGAGAGCTGCGCAATCAGAGCGCCGAGGTGCTTCGACGCATCCAGGCGGGCGAGTCGCTGATCGTGACGAACCGCGGCCGCGCGACGGCGGTGATCAGTCCCGCCGGCAGGGCACCGATCGACGACTTCGCCGACCAGGGGCAGGTGCGGCGGGCGCGACGCGAACTGGCCGAACTGCGCACGATTCAGCGCCGACGCTCTGAACGAACCAGCGCAGAGATCGTGGCCGACTCCCGAGGACACTGGTGACGGTCGCCTACCTCGACACGTCGGCGGCCGTGAAGCTGCTCGTCGAAGAGCCCGAGTCCGCGGCTCTCGTCGACACCCTGACCGCGATGCCGAACCTGCGGCTCGCGGCATCCTGGCTCCTCCACACCGAGCTGCACTGCGCCGCGGGCAGGCACCCCGACGCGATCGACGCGGATGCCGTGCGCACCGTGCTCGACACGATCGACCTCGTCGATCTGACCCGGGGAGACATGATCGCCGCGGGCACCCTCGCACCATTGCGCTCGAACGAAGCGATCCACCTGGCGGTGGCGATCCGCCTCGGCATCGACGATGTCGTCACCTACGACCAGGAACTGGCGGATGCCGCGCGCCGAGCGGGGCTCGGAGTGATGTCGCCACGTTGAGGCGGGACACGGGAGCGACGGCATCCGCGCCTATGCGCTCGGTGCGCTCCGGGGCGGGTTGTACGCGAACTCGATCCGGATCCCGTTGTCGTCCTCGACGAACGAGGCGTAGTAGCGGTCGTTGAAGCGCGGGTACGCCTTGGGCACGCGCACCTCGGTCCACCCCGCGGCGAGCGCAAGGGCGTGCAGGCGATCGACCTCGGCACGGGTGGCGATGTCGAACGCGAGGTGCTGCCAGCCGACGCGCCCGTGCCGGTGCGGCCCGGTCCCCTCCTCCCGCGCGGGATAGAGGATCAGCTCGGTCTCGTCGCCGTTGTCCCACGACACCGAGCCCTCCTCGTCATGGCGGGTGTAGCCGAGGTCGGTGAGCACGGGGTCGAACTGCGCCACGGCAGCCTGCAGATCGTCGACGGTGATGCCGAGGTGGTCGAGAAGAGCCATCCCGAAAGCCTACGGTCGACTCCCTACACCGACTCGCGTCGACGACGGTCCGGCGCCGGATGCACCTGCTCCCACCGCTTCGACGCTCGTTCCCGCCGCGTCAACAGCCGATCCAGCCGCACGAAGTCCTGCGCGAGGATCCAGTGCGTCGCCCAATCCGGCAGCCACCCGAGCTGCCAGCGCATGGCATCGCTCAGCACCCCGGCGTAGTCGGCACGGATCTGCGTCACCTCACCGGCCGGCTCGCACGCGTACTCGACGCGCGAGTTCCACGGTGCCGACGACAACCACACCACGCGGCGGTTCTCCTCGAACAGGTCGAGCTGGTCGATGAAATGGGCCTGGAACGGCCCGATCTGATCGGTCGCCATCCACCTCGTGCCCACGCGCGGCGGGCCGTCGTCGATCTGAACACGGAAGAACGCGGCGGGGGCGAACTCGCGCCACTTCAGTGGATCGGCGAGGTACGGGAACACCGCCTCGACAGGGTG
This region of Microbacterium thalassium genomic DNA includes:
- a CDS encoding Z1 domain-containing protein, whose translation is MPHSPVSDTQFQTGLAALEGILASQSGRAGSGAEAEAKLLVERMFPGFGSAYDLYLDRQRDMVETIKFGNLVKKDGGYTTWYSGPKTSVGEWPSYRKLLESRLPTSAVQGIDDSTTRILSRCANPKEPGDRRKGLVIGYVQSGKTANYAGLVAKAVDAGYRIVVVLAGMYTNLRAQTQARLEADLNVNDATDKAGIAWSLLTDRDSDIGPKINVGFIANTGNVAIMIVKKHESRLANVAKFLQSIPEETRRNRAVLIIDDESDQATPNTQSDRDLVSTINQRVRDIWKEVRTGTYVAYTATPFANMFIDPNDDEDLYPDDFAMVLPKPEGYMGADSFFNVAQNADAGEDEAIYSLAHVVDPEEAETLVPKGRNIDTFEPEVTESLDDAIRWFIIATAIRQLRTGKASHSSMLLHTSHRVAAHQLVKDAVADFTAGLALNRDDEESSFHEVFAREAGSASTLQPDAVMPAWGEVWAKIREIIGRLTVKIDNGLSDDRLSYPDDSPQFVIAIGGGTLSRGLTLEGLVVSYFLRTSNTYDTLLQMGRWFGFRPGYQDLARVWVGPGLLEEYGHLAQVEREIRSEVAVLEAEGKTPRDLAIRVRTHPGRLQITRAGAMTNTLVVHAGLGGTRRQTIYLDRSSSGTEKSQAAARQLVSAAQRRVGSRYIKQTGSKAAHGSQVFVGVTNDELVEFLKQYWVATADPWLQASAMKTWLSEHGDGVTWNLVLVSGPARLGSFEYAPEIGVGRVSRAPLAEAFWTPERLPDAPPDGSDVVNIRALMSSGDSLLDLQILSENGALEDPQGLLDEADTNEINSVRAVRRKLAPKTGVILLYAVAGDSQPLAKSKSRRPMACDSDLIGLGVIYPHAENEDDGEFIAADVRPVVSDDESDKATAFTDTEGDYDPEAK
- a CDS encoding PD-(D/E)XK motif protein; translation: MTGGYARVTHALEILASRRPAAGEGAAAPIGPDRDIDEARLAKDHNGDIHLLVALPPGRTKFALPLGHVLPTTWLEEQDGSSEQFSLDVRSTDASLTPTFLSLVGEMLNRVDESGGACIDELMRVLSSWREALAREKRGLSRERAIGLFGELFVLSRLAKTDPARARSAWRGKEGYRHDFFLHNALEVKAYVTTDAPTVEIHGAHQLDPPMNASLHLLALRLEENAEGKTIDDLIGEIDSYGLPKGLLFERSTDEEPVIADNNMRFVVANERLFRVTDRFPGIRFSTLGEAAFEGVSHIRYSLLLDACPNAVDPSALPEVLKEL
- the arfB gene encoding alternative ribosome rescue aminoacyl-tRNA hydrolase ArfB; translated protein: MATPHRPGLRVNSGLTIPEPELTWRFSRSSGPGGQGVNTADSRVELLWDVAGSAALSPHQRERLLERLSGRLVAGALTVAASEHRAQLRNRDAARARLAALVADALRPPSPKRRPTKPSRGSQERRLKAKKQRTDVKRLRRPPQD
- a CDS encoding serine hydrolase domain-containing protein, translating into MSRTTPHRTAGTSFALSPEALDAAVDGILHRHPTVGFALGVVDRDGLRYFRGHGVADLGTRRPITEDTGFRIASISKTFTAVAVMQLVEQGRIDLDAPANDYLRAYRLVPDDPDWRPATPRHLLTHTAGLGELAHASGAFRPDFGESVPAGAPLPSPADLYERALAVHAEPGTRFVYNNHGPTTLGQIVADVSGMPLGEYLAEHVFAPLGMSDSSLARTDRISAALATGYEIGAHGVKRVDGRDMITAGAASVYSTPRDMARYAQALLRGGAGEHGAILALETLAEMFRAQYRPDPRIPGMGLGFFRTEVAGRDAVRHQGTHPGFHSELCVVPDAGIGVIAFTNGSRQADFWLPSEVKMLLRTLLGDTTDAVPAAQHPERWGDLCGWYRLDARLTDVRLRGMLGFGAEVFVQRGRLMLRFLTVVPTLLKGFPLEPAAASDPDAFQVSLGDAGLEPMRVVFSRDPGTELPRLHLDMMPLTLEKQPDRTNPRTWANVALATAGVAVGATMLGRRAVPRTRRSGAEAE
- a CDS encoding type II toxin-antitoxin system Phd/YefM family antitoxin, with the translated sequence MESISHRELRNQSAEVLRRIQAGESLIVTNRGRATAVISPAGRAPIDDFADQGQVRRARRELAELRTIQRRRSERTSAEIVADSRGHW
- a CDS encoding VOC family protein, translated to MALLDHLGITVDDLQAAVAQFDPVLTDLGYTRHDEEGSVSWDNGDETELILYPAREEGTGPHRHGRVGWQHLAFDIATRAEVDRLHALALAAGWTEVRVPKAYPRFNDRYYASFVEDDNGIRIEFAYNPPRSAPSA
- a CDS encoding very short patch repair endonuclease, coding for MADSWASSETSRRTMVANRRRDTQPEMRVRRILHAAGLRYIVDARPITSSRSRADIVFTKRRIAVFIDGCFWHRCPVHGTTPKANSDYWTPKLERNVKRDQEVTQSLMAAGWTVLRFWEHEDPTTVAAEIIGVWHAANMAESQTRAGNTPDPLVR
- a CDS encoding GNAT family N-acetyltransferase codes for the protein MIVLEPIPRDRFAAWRERAMAGYRDDLAASGRTADEIEAHIARVEPELFTDHGPREGHFVFEVSVDDDEAGYLWVGPGPSGDEFYVWDVEIDEAWRGMGLGRSTMLAAEELARAEGYTTIALAVGDANTVARGLYDSLGYETVDAQGGRRLMRKAVPASGSASDSAG
- a CDS encoding type II toxin-antitoxin system VapC family toxin; its protein translation is MTVAYLDTSAAVKLLVEEPESAALVDTLTAMPNLRLAASWLLHTELHCAAGRHPDAIDADAVRTVLDTIDLVDLTRGDMIAAGTLAPLRSNEAIHLAVAIRLGIDDVVTYDQELADAARRAGLGVMSPR